Proteins found in one Muntiacus reevesi chromosome 2, mMunRee1.1, whole genome shotgun sequence genomic segment:
- the ZFYVE27 gene encoding protrudin isoform X4 gives MQTSEREGCGPEVSPSTVPEATLESLPVPTKSPAFDLFNLVLSYKRLEVYLEPLKDAGDGVRYLLRWQTPLCSLLTCLGLNILFLTLNEGAWYSVGALMISVPALLGYLQEVCRARLPESELMRRKYHSVRQEDLQRVRLSRPEAVAEVKSFLIQLEALLSRLCCTCEAAYRVLHWENPTVSSQFYGALLGTICILYLLPLCWVLALLNSTLFLGNVEFFRVVSEYRASLQRRMNPKQEESAFESPPPSDAGGKGALADCTPAPTPTEDLTPGSVEEAEEAEPDEEFKDAIEVGGLPQHPQLTRSEVGWSWSRQLHDQVLGWRKFSSGQWFTLVVCRSVLFGTQSFNFLADI, from the exons ATGCAGACCTCAGAGCGAGAGGGCTGTGGACCGGAGGTGAGCCCCAGCACGGTCCCCGAGGCTACCCTGGAGTCTCTGCCTGTTCCTACCAAGTCGCCGGCGTTTGATCTGTTCAACTTGGTTCTGTCCTACAAGAGGCTTGAGGTCTACCTGGAACCTCTGAAGGATGCCGGTGATGGGGTCCGGTACTTGCTCAG GTGGCAGACGCCATTGTGTTCCTTGCTGACCTGCCTGGGCCTCAACATCTTGTTCCTCACCTTGAACGAGG GTGCCTGGTACTCCGTGGGCGCCCTGATGATTTCAGTGCCCGCCCTGCTGGGCTACCTTCAGGAGGTTTGCCGGGCACGGCTGCCCGAGTCTGAGCTGATGAGGAGGAAGTACCACAGCGTGAGGCAGGAGGACCTGCAGAGAGTTCGCCTGTCTCGCCCCGAGGCCGTAGCCGAGGTGAAGAGCTT CTTGATCCAGCTGGAGGCCCTCCTGAGCCGCCTGTGCTGCACCTGCGAAGCTGCCTACCGCGTGCTGCACTGGGAGAACCCCACCGTGTCCTCACA GTTCTATGGGGCTCTTCTGGGCACGATTTGCATTCTGTATCTGCTGcctctgtgctgggtccttgccCTTTTAAACAGCACACTCTTCCTGGGGAATGTGGAGTTCTTCCGAG TGGTGTCTGAGTATAGGGCATCTCTGCAGCGGCGGATGAACCCCAAGCAGGAAGAGAGCGCCTTCGAGAGCCCGCCACCGTCAGATGCTGGGGGGAAGGGCGCTCTGGCGGACTGCACTCCGGCGCCCACGCCCACAGAG GACCTCACGCCAGGCAgtgtggaggaggcagaggaggccGAGCCCGACGAGGAGTTTAAAGATGCGATTGAGGTGGGTGGCCTTCCCCAGCACCCTCAACTGACCAGGTCAGAAGTTGGGTGGTCCTGGAGCCGT CAGTTGCATGACCAAGTGCTGGGTTGGAGAAAGTTCAGCAGTGGACAATGGTTCACACTGGTAGTTTGCAGAAGTGTTTTATTTGGCACGCAAAGCTTTAATTTTTTAGCCGATATTTAA
- the ZFYVE27 gene encoding protrudin isoform X1 has protein sequence MQTSEREGCGPEVSPSTVPEATLESLPVPTKSPAFDLFNLVLSYKRLEVYLEPLKDAGDGVRYLLRWQTPLCSLLTCLGLNILFLTLNEGAWYSVGALMISVPALLGYLQEVCRARLPESELMRRKYHSVRQEDLQRVRLSRPEAVAEVKSFLIQLEALLSRLCCTCEAAYRVLHWENPTVSSQFYGALLGTICILYLLPLCWVLALLNSTLFLGNVEFFRVVSEYRASLQRRMNPKQEESAFESPPPSDAGGKGALADCTPAPTPTEDLTPGSVEEAEEAEPDEEFKDAIEETHLVVLEDDEGAPCPAEDELVLQDNGFLSKNEVLRSKVSRLTERLRKRYPTNNLGSCTGCSATFSVLKKRRNCSNCGNSFCSRCCSFKVPRSSMGATAPEAQRETVFVCASCNQTLSK, from the exons ATGCAGACCTCAGAGCGAGAGGGCTGTGGACCGGAGGTGAGCCCCAGCACGGTCCCCGAGGCTACCCTGGAGTCTCTGCCTGTTCCTACCAAGTCGCCGGCGTTTGATCTGTTCAACTTGGTTCTGTCCTACAAGAGGCTTGAGGTCTACCTGGAACCTCTGAAGGATGCCGGTGATGGGGTCCGGTACTTGCTCAG GTGGCAGACGCCATTGTGTTCCTTGCTGACCTGCCTGGGCCTCAACATCTTGTTCCTCACCTTGAACGAGG GTGCCTGGTACTCCGTGGGCGCCCTGATGATTTCAGTGCCCGCCCTGCTGGGCTACCTTCAGGAGGTTTGCCGGGCACGGCTGCCCGAGTCTGAGCTGATGAGGAGGAAGTACCACAGCGTGAGGCAGGAGGACCTGCAGAGAGTTCGCCTGTCTCGCCCCGAGGCCGTAGCCGAGGTGAAGAGCTT CTTGATCCAGCTGGAGGCCCTCCTGAGCCGCCTGTGCTGCACCTGCGAAGCTGCCTACCGCGTGCTGCACTGGGAGAACCCCACCGTGTCCTCACA GTTCTATGGGGCTCTTCTGGGCACGATTTGCATTCTGTATCTGCTGcctctgtgctgggtccttgccCTTTTAAACAGCACACTCTTCCTGGGGAATGTGGAGTTCTTCCGAG TGGTGTCTGAGTATAGGGCATCTCTGCAGCGGCGGATGAACCCCAAGCAGGAAGAGAGCGCCTTCGAGAGCCCGCCACCGTCAGATGCTGGGGGGAAGGGCGCTCTGGCGGACTGCACTCCGGCGCCCACGCCCACAGAG GACCTCACGCCAGGCAgtgtggaggaggcagaggaggccGAGCCCGACGAGGAGTTTAAAGATGCGATTGAG GAGACCCACTTGGTGGTGCTG GAGGATGACGAGGGGGCCCCGTGCCCGGCAGAGGACGAGCTGGTCCTGCAGGACAATGGCTTCCTGAGCAAGAACGAGGTGCTGCGCAGCAAGGTGTCTCGGCTCACCGAGCGGCTCCGCAAGCGGTACCCGACCAACAACTTGG GGAGCTGTACGGGCTGCTCGGCAACCTTCTCAGTGCTGAAGAAGAGG CGGAACTGCAGTAACTGTGGAAACAGCTTCTGCTCTCGGTGCTGCTCCTTCAAGGTGCCCAGGTCCTCCATGGGGGCCACAG CCCCCGAAGCCCAGAGAGagactgtgtttgtgtgtgcctcCTGTAACCAGACCTTGAGCAAGTGA
- the ZFYVE27 gene encoding protrudin isoform X3, producing MQTSEREGCGPEVSPSTVPEATLESLPVPTKSPAFDLFNLVLSYKRLEVYLEPLKDAGDGVRYLLRWQTPLCSLLTCLGLNILFLTLNEGAWYSVGALMISVPALLGYLQEVCRARLPESELMRRKYHSVRQEDLQRVRLSRPEAVAEVKSFLIQLEALLSRLCCTCEAAYRVLHWENPTVSSQFYGALLGTICILYLLPLCWVLALLNSTLFLGNVEFFRVVSEYRASLQRRMNPKQEESAFESPPPSDAGGKGALADCTPAPTPTEDLTPGSVEEAEEAEPDEEFKDAIEEDDEGAPCPAEDELVLQDNGFLSKNEVLRSKVSRLTERLRKRYPTNNLGSCTGCSATFSVLKKRRNCSNCGNSFCSRCCSFKVPRSSMGATAPEAQRETVFVCASCNQTLSK from the exons ATGCAGACCTCAGAGCGAGAGGGCTGTGGACCGGAGGTGAGCCCCAGCACGGTCCCCGAGGCTACCCTGGAGTCTCTGCCTGTTCCTACCAAGTCGCCGGCGTTTGATCTGTTCAACTTGGTTCTGTCCTACAAGAGGCTTGAGGTCTACCTGGAACCTCTGAAGGATGCCGGTGATGGGGTCCGGTACTTGCTCAG GTGGCAGACGCCATTGTGTTCCTTGCTGACCTGCCTGGGCCTCAACATCTTGTTCCTCACCTTGAACGAGG GTGCCTGGTACTCCGTGGGCGCCCTGATGATTTCAGTGCCCGCCCTGCTGGGCTACCTTCAGGAGGTTTGCCGGGCACGGCTGCCCGAGTCTGAGCTGATGAGGAGGAAGTACCACAGCGTGAGGCAGGAGGACCTGCAGAGAGTTCGCCTGTCTCGCCCCGAGGCCGTAGCCGAGGTGAAGAGCTT CTTGATCCAGCTGGAGGCCCTCCTGAGCCGCCTGTGCTGCACCTGCGAAGCTGCCTACCGCGTGCTGCACTGGGAGAACCCCACCGTGTCCTCACA GTTCTATGGGGCTCTTCTGGGCACGATTTGCATTCTGTATCTGCTGcctctgtgctgggtccttgccCTTTTAAACAGCACACTCTTCCTGGGGAATGTGGAGTTCTTCCGAG TGGTGTCTGAGTATAGGGCATCTCTGCAGCGGCGGATGAACCCCAAGCAGGAAGAGAGCGCCTTCGAGAGCCCGCCACCGTCAGATGCTGGGGGGAAGGGCGCTCTGGCGGACTGCACTCCGGCGCCCACGCCCACAGAG GACCTCACGCCAGGCAgtgtggaggaggcagaggaggccGAGCCCGACGAGGAGTTTAAAGATGCGATTGAG GAGGATGACGAGGGGGCCCCGTGCCCGGCAGAGGACGAGCTGGTCCTGCAGGACAATGGCTTCCTGAGCAAGAACGAGGTGCTGCGCAGCAAGGTGTCTCGGCTCACCGAGCGGCTCCGCAAGCGGTACCCGACCAACAACTTGG GGAGCTGTACGGGCTGCTCGGCAACCTTCTCAGTGCTGAAGAAGAGG CGGAACTGCAGTAACTGTGGAAACAGCTTCTGCTCTCGGTGCTGCTCCTTCAAGGTGCCCAGGTCCTCCATGGGGGCCACAG CCCCCGAAGCCCAGAGAGagactgtgtttgtgtgtgcctcCTGTAACCAGACCTTGAGCAAGTGA
- the ZFYVE27 gene encoding protrudin isoform X2 codes for MQTSEREGCGPEVSPSTVPEATLESLPVPTKSPAFDLFNLVLSYKRLEVYLEPLKDAGDGVRYLLRWQTPLCSLLTCLGLNILFLTLNEGAWYSVGALMISVPALLGYLQEVCRARLPESELMRRKYHSVRQEDLQRVRLSRPEAVAEVKSFLIQLEALLSRLCCTCEAAYRVLHWENPTVSSQFYGALLGTICILYLLPLCWVLALLNSTLFLGNVEFFRVVSEYRASLQRRMNPKQEESAFESPPPSDAGGKGALADCTPAPTPTEDLTPGSVEEAEEAEPDEEFKDAIEETHLVVLEDDEGAPCPAEDELVLQDNGFLSKNEVLRSKVSRLTERLRKRYPTNNLGSCTGCSATFSVLKKRRNCSNCGNSFCSRCCSFKVPRSSMGATVTYAYSRRFGNYYTEEEGREK; via the exons ATGCAGACCTCAGAGCGAGAGGGCTGTGGACCGGAGGTGAGCCCCAGCACGGTCCCCGAGGCTACCCTGGAGTCTCTGCCTGTTCCTACCAAGTCGCCGGCGTTTGATCTGTTCAACTTGGTTCTGTCCTACAAGAGGCTTGAGGTCTACCTGGAACCTCTGAAGGATGCCGGTGATGGGGTCCGGTACTTGCTCAG GTGGCAGACGCCATTGTGTTCCTTGCTGACCTGCCTGGGCCTCAACATCTTGTTCCTCACCTTGAACGAGG GTGCCTGGTACTCCGTGGGCGCCCTGATGATTTCAGTGCCCGCCCTGCTGGGCTACCTTCAGGAGGTTTGCCGGGCACGGCTGCCCGAGTCTGAGCTGATGAGGAGGAAGTACCACAGCGTGAGGCAGGAGGACCTGCAGAGAGTTCGCCTGTCTCGCCCCGAGGCCGTAGCCGAGGTGAAGAGCTT CTTGATCCAGCTGGAGGCCCTCCTGAGCCGCCTGTGCTGCACCTGCGAAGCTGCCTACCGCGTGCTGCACTGGGAGAACCCCACCGTGTCCTCACA GTTCTATGGGGCTCTTCTGGGCACGATTTGCATTCTGTATCTGCTGcctctgtgctgggtccttgccCTTTTAAACAGCACACTCTTCCTGGGGAATGTGGAGTTCTTCCGAG TGGTGTCTGAGTATAGGGCATCTCTGCAGCGGCGGATGAACCCCAAGCAGGAAGAGAGCGCCTTCGAGAGCCCGCCACCGTCAGATGCTGGGGGGAAGGGCGCTCTGGCGGACTGCACTCCGGCGCCCACGCCCACAGAG GACCTCACGCCAGGCAgtgtggaggaggcagaggaggccGAGCCCGACGAGGAGTTTAAAGATGCGATTGAG GAGACCCACTTGGTGGTGCTG GAGGATGACGAGGGGGCCCCGTGCCCGGCAGAGGACGAGCTGGTCCTGCAGGACAATGGCTTCCTGAGCAAGAACGAGGTGCTGCGCAGCAAGGTGTCTCGGCTCACCGAGCGGCTCCGCAAGCGGTACCCGACCAACAACTTGG GGAGCTGTACGGGCTGCTCGGCAACCTTCTCAGTGCTGAAGAAGAGG CGGAACTGCAGTAACTGTGGAAACAGCTTCTGCTCTCGGTGCTGCTCCTTCAAGGTGCCCAGGTCCTCCATGGGGGCCACAG TTACATATGCTTATTCTAGAAGATTTGGAAATTACTATacagaagaagaaggaagagaaaaataa
- the ZFYVE27 gene encoding protrudin isoform X5 gives MPVMGSGTCSGAWYSVGALMISVPALLGYLQEVCRARLPESELMRRKYHSVRQEDLQRVRLSRPEAVAEVKSFLIQLEALLSRLCCTCEAAYRVLHWENPTVSSQFYGALLGTICILYLLPLCWVLALLNSTLFLGNVEFFRVVSEYRASLQRRMNPKQEESAFESPPPSDAGGKGALADCTPAPTPTEDLTPGSVEEAEEAEPDEEFKDAIEETHLVVLEDDEGAPCPAEDELVLQDNGFLSKNEVLRSKVSRLTERLRKRYPTNNLGSCTGCSATFSVLKKRRNCSNCGNSFCSRCCSFKVPRSSMGATAPEAQRETVFVCASCNQTLSK, from the exons ATGCCGGTGATGGGGTCCGGTACTTGCTCAG GTGCCTGGTACTCCGTGGGCGCCCTGATGATTTCAGTGCCCGCCCTGCTGGGCTACCTTCAGGAGGTTTGCCGGGCACGGCTGCCCGAGTCTGAGCTGATGAGGAGGAAGTACCACAGCGTGAGGCAGGAGGACCTGCAGAGAGTTCGCCTGTCTCGCCCCGAGGCCGTAGCCGAGGTGAAGAGCTT CTTGATCCAGCTGGAGGCCCTCCTGAGCCGCCTGTGCTGCACCTGCGAAGCTGCCTACCGCGTGCTGCACTGGGAGAACCCCACCGTGTCCTCACA GTTCTATGGGGCTCTTCTGGGCACGATTTGCATTCTGTATCTGCTGcctctgtgctgggtccttgccCTTTTAAACAGCACACTCTTCCTGGGGAATGTGGAGTTCTTCCGAG TGGTGTCTGAGTATAGGGCATCTCTGCAGCGGCGGATGAACCCCAAGCAGGAAGAGAGCGCCTTCGAGAGCCCGCCACCGTCAGATGCTGGGGGGAAGGGCGCTCTGGCGGACTGCACTCCGGCGCCCACGCCCACAGAG GACCTCACGCCAGGCAgtgtggaggaggcagaggaggccGAGCCCGACGAGGAGTTTAAAGATGCGATTGAG GAGACCCACTTGGTGGTGCTG GAGGATGACGAGGGGGCCCCGTGCCCGGCAGAGGACGAGCTGGTCCTGCAGGACAATGGCTTCCTGAGCAAGAACGAGGTGCTGCGCAGCAAGGTGTCTCGGCTCACCGAGCGGCTCCGCAAGCGGTACCCGACCAACAACTTGG GGAGCTGTACGGGCTGCTCGGCAACCTTCTCAGTGCTGAAGAAGAGG CGGAACTGCAGTAACTGTGGAAACAGCTTCTGCTCTCGGTGCTGCTCCTTCAAGGTGCCCAGGTCCTCCATGGGGGCCACAG CCCCCGAAGCCCAGAGAGagactgtgtttgtgtgtgcctcCTGTAACCAGACCTTGAGCAAGTGA